A single Garra rufa chromosome 9, GarRuf1.0, whole genome shotgun sequence DNA region contains:
- the LOC141343220 gene encoding uncharacterized protein, which translates to MVSCAISSTLVVVYSIMGIFGATCSALVVVWSTVGILALVVFSAVLVLFSPVCSALVGFSSTLALCILAPPWISAQPALPQSPVRLCSTSLLNSGLFLLKSARKPLLRRGAMSQSVAGVPMSSTRGHFTSVSCHSTLDSISHNPLPRNQTRVIMSVEVNVFMDQFLKINTYPDQIEVADNLTGNLTESFYEDIVLKEQQRNTDLLVDYRSSQSSGSSLSTSQTFSKEETKDKNANLPHSKWPTISSINMLLRLEKQTDEPKEKDIKKPEEEDKNVYVVSREFVDILADAMANTEDSDSTGSDLQEIIDSIPAEKNNKLTNKLKELENVTLNIAITGMTGAGKSSLVNALRGLPYNDKNAAPTGVVETTMTPNMYQHPFMPNVKIWDLPGNGSPKFRAKKYLKNVNFHMYDFFLIVTSERFRENDIELARAIKKSKKLFYFVRTKIDNDIRAESHKRNFDEQMLLETIREDCKANLLKVGVPKIFLVSSFQLEKYDFQKLISTLEDELPKNKKFALIQSMPVYSLKPLTKKKTFSKKRIWLKASK; encoded by the exons ATGGTATCCTGCGCCATCAGCTCCACCCTGGTGGTCGTCTACTCCATCATGGGGATTTTTGGAGCCACCTGCTCTGCTTTGGTGGTCGTCTGGTCCACCGTGGGGATCTTAG CTCTGGTGGTCTTTAGTGCTGTCCTGGTGCTCTTCAGCCCCGTCTGCTCTGCTCTGGTGGGCTTCAGCTCCACCCTGGCTCTCTGCATCCTGGCCCCACCTTGGATCTCTGCTCAGCCAGCTCTGCCTCAGTCCCCTGTCCGCCTCTGCTCCACTTCCCTCCTGAACTCTGGTTTGTTCCTATTAAAGAGTGCCCGGAAGCCACTCCTTAGGAGGGGGGCTATGTCACAATCAGTAGCTGGAGTGCCCATGAGTTCCACCAGAGGGCACTTCACCTCAGTCTCTTGCCACTCTACCCTGGACTCCATTTCCCACAACCCTCTGCCTAGGAACCAAAcaag AGTCATCATGTCAGTTGAAGTCAACGTTTTTATGGACCAATTCCTCAAAATCAATACATATCCCGATCAGATAGAAGTAGCCGACAACCTTACTGGTAACCTTACTGAATCCTTTTATGAAGACATTGTGTTGAAAGAGCAACAGAGAAACACAGATTTGTTGGTAGATTATCGTTCCAGCCAGTCATCTGGATCATCATTAAGTACATCACAAACATTCAGCAAAGAAGAGACTAAAGACAAAAATGCTAATTTACCACATTCTAAATGGCCAACAATCAGTTCAATAAATATGCTGTTAAGACTGGAAAAACAAACTGACGAGCCTAAagaaaaagacattaaaaagcCAGAGGAAGAGGACAAAAACGTGTATGTGGTTTCAAGAGAGTTTGTAGACATATTGGCTGATGCCATGGCAAACACAGAAGATTCAGACTCTACTGGCTCAGACCTACAAGAAATAATTGACTCTatacctgctgaaaaaaacaacaaactgaCAAATAAACTGAAGGAATTGGAGAATGTTACACTTAACATTGCTATAACTGGGATGACAGGGGCAGGGAAGTCTTCCCTGGTCAATGCCCTCAGAGGCCTTCCTTATAATGATAAGAACGCAGCTCCCACAGGAGTGGTTGAGACTACCATGACGCCCAACATGTACCAACATCCCTTCATGCCAAACGTGAAGATCTGGGACCTGCCTGGAAATGGTAGTCCAAAATTTAGAGCAAAGAAATATCTGAAAAATGTCAATTTCCACATGTATGACTTCTTTCTCATAGTGACCTCTGAAAGATTTAGGGAGAACGACATAGAGCTGGCCAGAGCGATCAAGAAAAGCAAGAAGCTCTTTTATTTCGTTCGCACTAAAATTGACAACGACATTCGTGCTGAATCACACAAAAGAAACTTTGATGAGCAGATGTTGCTCGAAACCATCAGAGAAGACTGTAAGGCAAACCTACTGAAAGTCGGAGTACCCAAAATATTCCTAGTATCTTCATTTCAATTGGAAAAATATGACTTTCAGAAGCTGATCAGCACCCTCGAAGATGAACTTCCCAAAAACAAGAAATTTGCTCTCATTCAGTCTATGCCTGTTTATTCTCTTAAGCCCCTAACAAAGAAGAAAACATTCTCCAAGAAACGTATTTGGCTGAAAGCTTCTAAATGA
- the LOC141342105 gene encoding interferon-gamma-inducible GTPase 10-like, whose protein sequence is MLQWTVLKLPEAEQRIRDSQQATMTDLVNPYNEDDRSSQSSGSSSSTSQTLSKETKEISRKSHPPRSKCPTISPRNMLLRLEKQDKNAQTKSSDEPIDKDIKKPDEEDKNKNVYVVSREFVDILADATADTEDSDSLGSDLQEIIDSPPAEKSKKLKNKLKELENVTLNIAITGMTGAGKSSFVNAIRGLPNDDKNAAPTGTTETTMTPNMYQHPFMPNVKIWDLPGIGSPKFRAKKYLKDVNFHTYDFFLIVTSERFRENDIELARAIKKSKKLFYFIRTKIDNDIRAESNKRNFDERMLLETIREDCKANLLKVGVPKIFLVSSFQLEKYDFQKLVNTLEDELPENKKFALIQSLPVYSLEALTKKKTYFKKLIWLNAFGAGVGAIAPLPGVSLACDYLIIKKFFQQVFMGFGLSNQALEVLSERVNKPMEQLQAAKKSRFKDGATEDIVVDMLSKPVIAIAKTLSTVMALLPGGALPAGGATVATVHYLLNIGLNEMAEDTKCVLSVSQLA, encoded by the exons ATGTTGCAGTGGACAGTACTGAAGCTTCCAGAGGCTGAGCAGAGAATTCGCGATTCACAGCA AGCTACCATGACAGATTTGGTGAATCCCTATAACGAAGATGATCGCTCCAGCCAGTCATCTGGATCATCATCGAGCACATCACAAACACTGAGCAAAGAGACTAAAGAAATCTCAAGAAAATCTCATCCACCACGTTCTAAATGTCCAACAATCAGTCCAAGAAATATGCTGTTAAGACTggaaaaacaagataaaaatgcACAAACTAAATCTTCTGACGAACCTATAGACAAAGACATCAAAAAGCCAGATGAAGaggacaaaaacaaaaatgtgtatGTGGTTTCCAGAGAGTTTGTAGACATATTAGCTGATGCCACAGCGGACACTGAAGATTCAGACTCTCTTGGCTCAGACCTACAGGAAATAATTGACTCTCCACCtgcagaaaaaagtaaaaaactgaaaaataaactgAAGGAGTTAGAGAATGTTACACTTAACATTGCTATAACCGGGATGACAGGGGCAGGGAAGTCTTCCTTCGTCAATGCCATCAGAGGCCTTCCTAATGATGATAAGAACGCAGCTCCCACAGGAACAACTGAGACCACCATGACGCCCAACATGTACCAACATCCCTTCATGCCAAACGTGAAAATCTGGGACCTGCCTGGAATTGGTAGTCCAAAATTTAGAGCAAAGAAGTACTTGAAAGATGTCAATTTCCACACATATGACTTCTTTCTCATAGTGACCTCTGAAAGATTTAGGGAAAATGACATAGAGCTGGCCAGAGCGATCAAGAAGAGCAAAAAGCTATTTTATTTCATTCGCACCAAAATTGACAACGACATTCGTGCTGAATCAAACAAAAGAAACTTTGATGAGCGGATGTTGCTCGAAACCATCCGAGAAGATTGTAAGGCAAACCTACTGAAAGTCGGAGTACCCAAAATATTCCTAGTAtcttcatttcaactggaaaaaTATGACTTTCAGAAGCTGGTCAACACCCTCGAAGATGAACTTCCTGAAAACAAGAAATTTGCTCTTATTCAGTCTCTGCCTGTTTATTCCCTTGAGGCCCTCACAAAGAAGAAAACATACTTCAAGAAACTTATTTGGCTTAATGCTTTTGGGGCCGGGGTTGGGGCGATAGCTCCCCTCCCGGGAGTGTCACTGGCCTGTGATTATTTGATCATTAAGAAGTTTTTTCAGCAAGTCTTCATGGGCTTTGGCTTATCAAATCAAGCCCTAGAGGTGCTATCAGAGCGAGTGAACAAACCGATGGAGCAACTACAAGCTGCTAAGAAATCACGCTTCAAAGATGGGGCCACTGAGGATATTGTGGTTGATATGCTGTCTAAACCGGTGATTGCTATAGCCAAGACGCTCAGCACTGTAATGGCCCTGCTGCCTGGAGGAGCTCTACCGGCAGGAGGAGCGACGGTCGCTACTGTGCACTACCTGCTTAATATAGGACTGAATGAGATGGCAGAAGACACCAAATGTGTTCTTTCTGTGTCGCAACTTGCCTAA